gtgtgtgtgtgtgtgtgtgtgtgtgtgtgtgtgtggtgggctGATGTGATTACAACCACATGAAACCACAGACAGAACATCTCTCTTCGTCCAGttgctataataataataattttaaaaaaagatttatcatTACAACATGCAAATGAATGTGTGGTGTCTTATGCTCACACAGGCTGGATGACACAATAATAAAGACTTGActtatattatataaaatattcCTGTTAATAATCTGTCCATGTATTGGTGTCATCGCCTCTGTAAAGTAGGTGAAACAATGGATCACAGCTGTTTCTTGGGTGTGTATGTGGCATTAAAATCACGTTAATGAGTCATGTGCAGAGTTTCATGTTAAATCAATCATCGGGTCACATGTCTGCAACCAGCTTGGTTCTCATGATGAAACTCTCATCAGCTGTGTCTAAGTAATCTAAGTTTACATTGTCCTCAATTACTGTGCTTAAGAGCAAATTTTACTGCTACTTTATACTCCCACTCcacaacattttggagacaaaatATATCTTTACTGCACTATATGTACTGACTatttaatcaaagaaaatgctgaatatcacaTCCAataatcattttatattttatttatttttcatataagTGGTTGAATCAGAACAGCCAGTGGTTTGACAGAACAACAATGTCGTGTATTAACAAGTCACAAAAGGAAGTTAACCAGCGAACCAACATGTGAGATTGAATTGTGTAACCAGAAGCTTGTAGAAAATctaacaacaaacacaatgatttCACATTACAGTAAACATGTGTCTCTTATCGTTCTGAATCTcaactttttatttcctcctcagtCTCCTCCGCTCCTCCCAGCCCCATCAATGTCATCTTCTCCTCAGTGAATTTAAGGAATACACTGCAGTGGGTTCCAGGAAATGGCACACTGGATGACACACACTTTACAGTGCAGTATGCTATGTAAGTGAAGATTTTGGAGTttaaatagaaagaaaaaggagtAAAAAGCCGTACAAAGATATTGTATTGCATTGGTAATACTATAACTTTACCTGGTTAAAGCTGAAATGAATAGACTTAAATTTGCCTTTCTTTAGAACACCTCAAAGGGACcttcttacacacacaaacagagaaataagagaggaggaaaaacaaaagaagaatgtAACGAGATCTAACAGCCTACATAAGCTGAAGTTCTTCTTGTTTGAGGGGGGATTGAACGAGGAGTGTATTTTCAAGTTCACTCCCTCGGTACTAGTTGTCCAAGCTTTTGCCAGCTTTCAGAGCAATCTTCCTCTGATCTTGTCTTTCCCAGCTACGGGGACAGCGTTCAAGACAGCAAAAGAAGACGGGCGCACTGGAGGACAGTACACCGGTGTACGGAAACGGTGCGGCACTGGTGTGATCTGAGCAACGAGACATGGGATCTGGACCACGGATATTTTGCCAGGGTTCGGGCTGTGAGCAGAAGAGCATCATCCAAATGGGTCATGACACGGAGATTCGATCCGAAGTTGGACAGTAAGTTAAAGTGACATTCTGTCAAAGAATATCGGCTGTGACATAAATaagaacagacagacacacaggaaggcTGGACAGAAAGACAGGTGAGATGTCCCCACTTCTAATCTTCAATAAAGTACTACAGATCAACCCACTGAACTTGGCTCCAATAGTGCCCAGTGGTTCAGTCAGGATCCTGTATGACATTCAAGGGAAAATGCAGACAagctctgtttcctctttcatAATATCAGGCTCCTCAAATGGAATTTGACACACTCAAAATCAATCCTATCTAGATTTTTCAGTTAGTTCGATGTTCAGTTCCaaggagagctgctgctcctttgcAAACTATCTTATTTTATTGGCCTTTAAAGTCTGCCACTTGCCACATTTACGTCTAACTTGAACTTTTTATTAactcaacattaacatttcaatctgaaatgtttcaaatctttttttctatttttgcatATCCCAATAGCTACTTTTGGTCCTCCACTGGTTTCTATCGAAATTGAGAACAACTCTGCCGTCATCACTCTGAAGGGTCCAATGAGATATCAGCCTAACAACCACACCCCAgtggtttccatggcaacactTTACCCCCACATGAGATACATCCTCTCCATCCACAATACCCATCGTGGCCAGATGGTGAGTAAAAACATAGCTCATCCATCTTGCACAGAGAGGCTGTTAAATCAGGCACACATGAAGTTCTCCTAAAGCACTGACTAATCTCTGAGTGTTGGTTTGTAGAGCCATTTCCCAGTGGTCTCCAGTCCGTACAAATATCGCCTGATGGACTACAATACAGAGTACTGCTTCTCTGCCAAGGCAAAATTCCTCTCTATGCCCGTCCAGTGTCATTCCTCAGCATGGCACTGCATAACCACACCTCAAGGTACAACCACACTTGCAGCAAATACTTTCCTCCCTGTTTGACAGgtagaaaaaaaggaatgtgaCTCAACCTGATGCAAAAGCGAAACAATGATTGGTGTTTGTTCCTGAGACCTCttgtactgtttgtgtttgttattatcAAGcgtttgtttgacatttttcttgatTAACCTCTCCAGACCCTGTGATTGACCAGCTGAAGAGGGTGGTTGTGGGTATTGTTGTCCCATCTGCGTGCATATGTATTATGGTGGTGGTTGGCTACCTTCTCCATCACTACCTAGCAGGGAAAGGACAGGAGAGCCCATTATTCCTGGTaatgcaaacgcacacacacttttacccACGCTGCCTTTTGTGTAATTACTGTCCTTAATGTAATTACAACTTGTCAACTTGGACATTTAACcctccaccacctgctgttCCACCAGCAGGATGCAAGCGCAGTGCAGATTTTAAAACCAGTTTGCTTGCATGGTTGTAAAACCTGGATTCCATTAAAAAGTTGGGACGCTGTGTAAAATTTAAATAGAAATAGATTGCAGTCATTTTCAGACGAACTGTGGCTATTTACATACATTAAGTAATATCCTTTACACAGCCATGTGTTTTACAAAGTAGTGAACATTGTCCAATCCTTGTTTGTGAGTTACTGAACCTTCCAATGCCACTTTCATAACTAATCATGAGACTGTCACCTTTCAGCAACTAACCTGTTTACCTATATTACAACTtccccagtcttttgttgcccctgtccCAATTTGTGTCAAaagcattgttgttgttatcaaaCTCAGAACAAGCATTTATTTACCAAATCAAAGAAGCTGATGAtctaaaacattttgacatgtcatgAGAAATTATCAGCCTGGTTTTGGAGACAACAGATGTTTAATTCAAAGCCAGCCTTAGAAATAATACAGTTCTGACTACTGTCCACTCagcatgtctttattttttaaaatgtttcagaagCTAAAggtccattttttttctaatgcacACTCTTTTAACTTCCAGAATCAGCCTTCTTATAATTGGTCTTCTCTGACGTGGCCCCCCGTGACGTCCTCCCTTGACATTCATGTCATCCCCGTCCTATGCAGCATATCAGACCCTGAATGGCCCAAGCAGCAGCCACCTATCGCAGATTCCCCCCCAGGATACGCCCCCCAGAGGTCCGAAACACCCCAAGAACCTGAAGGACCCTTTGACGATGTATCAATTGACTATGCGTTTGTTGGCAGAGCTCCTATCAATGACAGAGATTGGCGGCCTGACGATGGAGAAGATGGTAACAGTCTGAATGGTGAACATCAGAATGGCGGATCAAGAGCAAATGAGGGGAGAGTTGAGGGCGATGACTCCACTGGAGTTCACACTCCTCAGAAAAAGTCCTTCCACTCACAGAGGTCCACACACATACgttcacaaacacatgcacagacagagaTGAATGCACTTACACAGGTGCAGGCATGTTCACAGGTAAGTTTAGTTCCTCTAACCCAAATTCAGGCACCATCACTGTCTTTTCAGGGAGAGGTGGATAGAGAGAAGGAGGATAGAGAGTTTCCAGGTTTGTTTATAAACAGAACCCCACAAAATGGCCTTTTCCACATTCCTCTGAATATGCAAACAAAGGAGGGAGAAATGGAGGATGAAATTAACCAAAACGTGAGCGTAAGAGCAGATGGACAGAGCAATGGCGGTGTGGAGGAAGTAAGTGAGAGCGAGGGAGTACCACTTCTCTCCGCTTATGCCTCTCAGAACAACAAAGTAAGGTCCTCCTCCCATGTTAACCAATCAAATTACTTACCAGATGACTATGGTGTTCTGAGACTGGCCACAGCAGATGAAATTgggagagatgaggaagaggaggaggacgaggagggaaCTAACTTTATTGACTGGGATCCCAACACAAGGAAACTAGTGTTGCCAGACATGGCGATGGAGATCACCAAGGTAGCAGGATTGGATGGGTCGAtgcagggagagaagggggaCAGCGGAGTGGTAGGAGAGGAGATGAGTGCAATGAAGGGCGAGTTGAGATTggcaaatgtgtttgtcagacaAGGgtcagaggaagaggcagaggcacAGAGAACGAGGGAAAGAGGGGAGGCAGACGATATTATCGCCAAATGGAACTTGGTAATCTCGATGGACCCGTAGATGATATTCATCAATATATTTACCACATTATTACAGAAATGCTTGTCTTCTGCACTTAAGACTTACATGTcatgatgaaaatataaatcCTTAGAAAATTGACGGAAATCAGTTTTATGTAAAATACGCATGATACTATGAAATTCTAAGGTACACTTATTACTGTTGtagggtttgtttttgtatctttgAATGTtgattcattattattatttttctgttgataCTATTATTCTTATCGAGATCAACAGTTTTAAATTGGAATTAACTCTGAAGGGAAATTATCGTGCCTAGAGAGAAGTATTTGCCTTGACTTTGAGCAAGATCTGTTGAGATGTAGTCAATGTACTCTGTATGTATTTGTGCTTGATATGAAGTCAAAGGTCTTCTGACCTCGTAGCAAACTTTTGTTACTGATATACCATATGCACCATGGTCACCAGTGCAATATCTTTCAACCCAAACAGAGCACTAATGGACTGTTGTGGATCAGTGTCTGTGACATGATCTTTCAAATTCATtcttaaaataacaaattgtGGAAGATTTTGTGGTCAGGTTGAAAACTCTTTAGgatttagggttagggttagggttagggtcataGGGTTAGGGTCATAGTATGAAAGCCCTTATAAAGACACGTTATCTTTTTACTTTTGCAGTTTGTattcaatattttgtttgtcagtACTCCATGACTGGAATATATGTGTTTACTTGATAACACATCAAGCAGAAGTCGTTGTGGTTAGTTTTGGTCTACTCTGTTCCTGTTTTAGTCCCTGGTGAAGCACTTAAATTGCTCTTGTTAAAC
This region of Acanthopagrus latus isolate v.2019 chromosome 22, fAcaLat1.1, whole genome shotgun sequence genomic DNA includes:
- the il20ra gene encoding interleukin-20 receptor subunit alpha, coding for MWTLVILLSLGALHCSVSSAPPSPINVIFSSVNLRNTLQWVPGNGTLDDTHFTVQYAIYGDSVQDSKRRRAHWRTVHRCTETVRHWCDLSNETWDLDHGYFARVRAVSRRASSKWVMTRRFDPKLDTTFGPPLVSIEIENNSAVITLKGPMRYQPNNHTPVVSMATLYPHMRYILSIHNTHRGQMSHFPVVSSPYKYRLMDYNTEYCFSAKAKFLSMPVQCHSSAWHCITTPQDPVIDQLKRVVVGIVVPSACICIMVVVGYLLHHYLAGKGQESPLFLNQPSYNWSSLTWPPVTSSLDIHVIPVLCSISDPEWPKQQPPIADSPPGYAPQRSETPQEPEGPFDDVSIDYAFVGRAPINDRDWRPDDGEDGNSLNGEHQNGGSRANEGRVEGDDSTGVHTPQKKSFHSQRSTHIRSQTHAQTEMNALTQVQACSQVSLVPLTQIQAPSLSFQGEVDREKEDREFPGLFINRTPQNGLFHIPLNMQTKEGEMEDEINQNVSVRADGQSNGGVEEVSESEGVPLLSAYASQNNKVRSSSHVNQSNYLPDDYGVLRLATADEIGRDEEEEEDEEGTNFIDWDPNTRKLVLPDMAMEITKVAGLDGSMQGEKGDSGVVGEEMSAMKGELRLANVFVRQGSEEEAEAQRTRERGEADDIIAKWNLVISMDP